In a genomic window of Methanosarcina horonobensis HB-1 = JCM 15518:
- a CDS encoding glycoside hydrolase family 15 protein, whose translation MIKQPNVVLGNDELLVTMGRKGEILGLFYPRRDHAQHVEESLACIHTGERLLWTNDNEWHSIQNYIEDTNIVSTKLYHDSGIRISILDLVHPDVPVLIRRFKVQSQQKISGKFFYYSNFDVGETSKKNSGFCDSEARLLAQYWQDYYIGIYALPEFTEWQVGKAMDTIWWTNSKYDMEDGKLQRNKEDIGNINNAAGWDLELEADESNEFVIFIGAASSRSLLYKRMRELSKLPLEQIFEKTREYWVMWLSKKHVLKMPGIEGYNNLRQELFNAYNRALLMLYLLNDREYGSFVAAPEFDSNFEKCGGYGFCWNRDTSELVLALKHSGYPEYCDRFFKWCIRTQLPDGSWFQRYWLNGDIAPSWGNFDYSTQIDETGSTLHAMDVYYRILEGLKKVEFLEEVWVSVLRAAEYLMKRTKSGLHESCMDLWETYYGIFTYTNSSIYAGLMGASHLAEENGESGMARRWKKRAEFIKQATIDRFWLQEGYFAKGIIHEKLDKTLDASVLGAYIPFGMISPKDPVERDMILFLIENIQKKLSIPINTGYGIKRYENDTYIDGNPWVVTTLWLSEVMFAFVLDLPNGKEGPYAEEVKKLTDEGIKFLRWALAGATSTGLLPEQVDKSTGKPAWAIPLGWSSSLMLDNIILFDKICRRNAGSHE comes from the coding sequence GTGATCAAACAACCTAACGTCGTTCTGGGGAATGACGAGCTGCTTGTGACAATGGGGAGAAAAGGAGAAATTTTAGGCTTATTTTATCCCCGCAGAGACCATGCCCAGCATGTAGAAGAATCCCTTGCCTGCATCCATACAGGAGAAAGACTTCTCTGGACAAACGACAATGAGTGGCACTCAATTCAGAACTATATAGAGGACACCAATATCGTATCCACGAAACTTTACCATGATTCCGGGATAAGGATCTCTATTCTTGACCTTGTGCATCCTGATGTCCCTGTCCTTATTCGCAGATTTAAAGTTCAGTCCCAGCAGAAGATTTCCGGGAAGTTTTTCTACTACTCAAACTTCGATGTCGGAGAAACCTCCAAGAAAAACTCGGGTTTTTGCGATTCCGAGGCCCGCCTGCTTGCGCAGTACTGGCAGGATTATTATATAGGGATCTACGCCCTGCCGGAGTTTACTGAGTGGCAGGTCGGAAAGGCAATGGACACTATCTGGTGGACAAACTCCAAATATGATATGGAAGACGGAAAGCTTCAGCGGAATAAAGAAGACATCGGAAACATCAATAACGCTGCAGGCTGGGATCTAGAGCTTGAGGCTGACGAGTCAAACGAATTTGTCATCTTTATAGGAGCCGCATCTTCCCGGAGCCTCCTGTATAAAAGGATGCGTGAGTTGTCCAAACTGCCTCTGGAACAGATCTTTGAGAAGACACGGGAATACTGGGTTATGTGGCTGTCGAAAAAACATGTACTTAAAATGCCAGGAATCGAAGGATACAATAATCTGCGTCAGGAGCTGTTCAATGCTTATAACCGGGCTCTTCTCATGCTTTACCTCCTGAACGACCGTGAATACGGATCTTTCGTAGCTGCTCCGGAGTTTGACTCCAATTTCGAGAAATGCGGAGGGTATGGATTTTGCTGGAACAGAGATACTTCGGAACTGGTGCTTGCCCTCAAGCATTCCGGATATCCCGAATATTGCGACAGATTTTTTAAGTGGTGCATCCGGACCCAGCTGCCTGACGGTTCCTGGTTTCAGAGGTACTGGCTCAACGGAGACATAGCCCCTTCCTGGGGGAATTTTGACTATTCAACGCAGATCGATGAGACCGGGTCCACACTTCATGCCATGGATGTGTACTACAGGATTCTTGAAGGGCTTAAAAAAGTCGAGTTTCTGGAAGAAGTATGGGTCTCAGTACTCAGGGCTGCCGAGTATCTGATGAAGCGGACCAAATCCGGCTTGCACGAAAGTTGTATGGATCTGTGGGAGACTTATTACGGAATCTTCACGTACACCAATTCCTCTATATATGCAGGGCTTATGGGTGCCTCCCATCTTGCAGAAGAAAACGGTGAGTCCGGAATGGCAAGGCGCTGGAAGAAAAGGGCTGAGTTCATCAAACAGGCTACAATTGACCGCTTCTGGCTTCAGGAAGGTTACTTTGCAAAAGGAATCATTCATGAAAAGCTTGACAAAACGCTTGATGCAAGTGTTCTGGGTGCTTATATTCCCTTTGGAATGATCTCTCCAAAAGATCCTGTAGAAAGGGATATGATCCTTTTCCTGATAGAAAATATCCAGAAAAAGCTCTCGATTCCCATCAACACAGGTTATGGAATCAAGCGTTATGAAAATGACACGTACATTGACGGAAATCCCTGGGTAGTAACAACTCTCTGGCTCTCAGAAGTGATGTTTGCTTTTGTTCTAGATCTTCCCAACGGAAAAGAAGGACCATATGCCGAAGAAGTGAAAAAATTGACCGATGAAGGAATTAAATTCCTTAGATGGGCACTTGCGGGAGCAACAAGCACAGGGCTCCTCCCTGAACAGGTAGATAAATCTACAGGCAAACCAGCCTGGGCAATTCCTCTTGGCTGGAGCAGTTCTCTTATGCTTGACAATATTATCCTCTTCGATAAAATTTGTAGAAGAAACGCAGGAAGTCACGAGTAA
- the tnpA gene encoding IS200/IS605 family transposase: MELRSFSHGYGQITYHIVLVPKYRYNIFYNKRIKKDCELILSIICAKNGYKIHAMEVVDDHVHLFLEFHPSNSLSEVIQYLKGGSSYSLFKLHPDLKKRYWGGNLWSSGKFYRSVGNVTADTIKHYIKESQGKPSEESRLHRFMRSKQRRLDDF; the protein is encoded by the coding sequence TTGGAATTACGCAGTTTTAGCCATGGCTATGGTCAGATTACTTACCACATCGTGTTGGTGCCTAAGTATCGATACAATATATTCTACAATAAGAGAATTAAAAAGGATTGCGAGTTGATTCTCAGTATAATTTGTGCTAAAAATGGCTACAAAATACATGCAATGGAAGTAGTAGATGATCATGTTCATTTGTTTCTTGAATTTCATCCAAGTAATTCTCTGTCAGAGGTAATTCAGTATTTGAAAGGAGGTAGTTCTTACAGCTTATTCAAGCTTCATCCTGATCTTAAAAAACGATATTGGGGTGGAAATCTATGGTCAAGTGGAAAGTTCTATCGATCCGTTGGAAACGTAACTGCTGATACAATTAAGCATTACATTAAAGAATCGCAAGGAAAACCGAGTGAAGAGTCTCGATTGCATAGGTTCATGAGATCCAAGCAAAGAAGACTTGATGATTTCTAA
- the serS gene encoding serine--tRNA ligase produces the protein MLELKFVRNNPDIVGRALVSRNMGTELIDSLLEYDAAWRECLAEGDSLKHKRNVVTREIAQLKKENKDAASKINEMQSINSRIKELDDKIRDYKSKINEIMLSIPNIPSETTPIGKDENDNPVVRVVGEPREFTFTPKPHWEIGEELDILDFERGAKIAGQGFTVYKGMGAKLERALINFMLDVHAEQGYLEVFPPVLINEKAMTGTGQLPKFKDDMYLCADGYYLAPTAEVPVTNLYMDEYMENLPVFLTAYTACFRREAGKHGQDTRGIIRQHQFNKVELVKFAKPETSYEELEKLTLDAEEILKLLNLPYRVVSLCTGDLGFSAAKTYDLEVWVPAQKKYREISSCSNFENFQARRANIRFRTPEGPQFVHTLNGSGLAVGRTVVAILENYQREDGSVEIPEVLRPYMGGAEEIRKV, from the coding sequence ATGCTGGAACTTAAATTTGTACGTAATAACCCCGACATAGTTGGGCGTGCTCTCGTTAGCAGGAACATGGGCACCGAGCTTATAGACAGCCTTCTTGAATACGACGCGGCATGGAGGGAATGTCTTGCCGAGGGCGACAGCCTGAAGCATAAGCGAAATGTGGTCACTCGCGAGATAGCGCAGCTTAAGAAGGAAAACAAAGACGCTGCATCCAAGATAAATGAAATGCAGAGCATCAACAGTCGCATTAAAGAACTGGACGATAAGATACGCGACTATAAGTCAAAAATAAATGAAATAATGCTCAGCATCCCAAACATCCCTTCCGAAACAACACCGATAGGCAAGGATGAGAACGACAATCCGGTTGTAAGGGTGGTTGGAGAGCCAAGAGAATTCACATTTACTCCAAAGCCGCACTGGGAGATAGGAGAAGAACTGGATATACTTGACTTTGAAAGAGGAGCAAAAATCGCAGGCCAGGGCTTTACAGTCTATAAAGGCATGGGTGCGAAACTCGAGAGAGCGCTCATAAATTTCATGCTTGACGTACATGCCGAGCAGGGCTATCTCGAGGTTTTTCCGCCTGTCCTCATCAATGAAAAAGCTATGACCGGCACAGGACAGCTTCCGAAATTTAAAGATGATATGTACCTGTGCGCTGACGGTTATTATCTTGCCCCGACAGCAGAGGTTCCGGTAACTAACCTCTATATGGATGAATATATGGAAAACCTGCCGGTGTTCCTTACTGCATATACTGCCTGCTTCAGGCGTGAGGCTGGAAAACATGGTCAGGATACAAGAGGCATTATCCGCCAGCATCAGTTCAATAAGGTTGAACTTGTCAAGTTCGCGAAACCTGAGACATCTTATGAAGAACTGGAAAAACTCACTCTCGATGCTGAAGAGATTCTCAAACTCCTTAATCTGCCGTATCGTGTAGTAAGCCTCTGCACCGGAGACCTAGGATTCTCGGCTGCCAAGACTTATGACCTCGAGGTATGGGTACCTGCACAGAAGAAATACAGGGAAATCTCCTCATGCTCGAATTTTGAGAACTTCCAGGCAAGGAGAGCCAATATCCGTTTCAGGACTCCTGAAGGTCCTCAGTTTGTCCACACGCTTAACGGCTCGGGCCTTGCTGTTGGCAGGACGGTTGTTGCAATACTTGAGAACTACCAGCGTGAGGACGGCAGCGTCGAGATTCCTGAAGTTCTCAGACCGTATATGGGCGGGGCTGAAGAAATCAGAAAAGTATAA
- a CDS encoding V4R domain-containing protein: MVRDLCMFAGFNEDSRIVWFKITYSKEPGSLSLITDFLEKENAFIKFGHIDNITHDKGEYSIFTELKKDVDIEDLARKIEGLEVVSTVEHGISEFGMIYSVDFPLNVIGVRGVMARALTIVDIIKTLNQSVPHAEGLLTLSGLRGGSHAAKYFKSIMPINDSNFASMLAELYRAVGWGILEIDCDPETYEGKIVVKDSFIADVYGGSDQPVCAFMSGYFAGYLTEYFGKNISVREVSCKATGKSVCEHIISLAPTNTNQEHQLRGEIK, encoded by the coding sequence ATGGTCAGGGACTTATGCATGTTTGCAGGATTCAATGAAGATTCGCGAATTGTATGGTTCAAGATTACTTATTCGAAAGAGCCTGGTTCTTTATCCTTAATAACTGATTTTCTTGAAAAAGAAAACGCGTTCATTAAGTTCGGGCACATTGACAATATCACACATGACAAAGGAGAATACTCAATATTTACGGAACTTAAGAAAGATGTAGATATTGAGGATCTTGCCCGAAAAATCGAAGGACTGGAAGTTGTAAGCACAGTGGAACACGGAATCTCGGAATTCGGCATGATTTACTCCGTTGACTTCCCCCTGAACGTAATAGGAGTAAGAGGAGTTATGGCAAGAGCACTCACAATTGTTGACATTATCAAGACCCTTAACCAGAGTGTGCCGCATGCGGAAGGGCTTCTTACCCTGTCCGGACTGCGTGGAGGGAGCCATGCCGCAAAATATTTCAAGAGTATTATGCCTATTAATGACAGCAACTTCGCAAGCATGCTTGCAGAACTCTATAGAGCTGTGGGCTGGGGAATCCTGGAAATTGACTGCGATCCCGAAACATATGAAGGGAAAATCGTTGTAAAAGACTCGTTTATAGCCGATGTTTACGGGGGTTCGGACCAGCCGGTCTGTGCCTTCATGAGCGGCTATTTTGCGGGTTACCTGACCGAATATTTCGGGAAGAACATAAGTGTAAGGGAAGTCAGCTGTAAAGCCACTGGGAAAAGTGTCTGCGAACACATAATCTCACTGGCTCCCACCAACACTAACCAGGAACATCAGCTCAGAGGGGAGATTAAGTGA
- the sppA gene encoding signal peptide peptidase SppA — MNDENVNSENIDSKSTDSEKTFEDDISKNSTYNRKGTITSDGDILESKIKNNSSDSYSAPERQVTAKMDVQGSSIQNPTMKNIENESLSMNSGSSPSVPKKKRSGTSYIVVLLALITVIVVSIAAIFYGLGFGGNLGSSEKIAVIYVQGTMLTGNVPAGLGYATSEEISEKIRSAVADKNVKAIVLRINSGGGSPAAAQEITAEIEKAQEQGVPVIVSMGDLGASAAYYISTPADYIFVNPSTNTGSIGVIWTFENMSGYYQNEGVDHYVSKSGEFKDMGSTWRGLTDEEKEYADTVVMESYEDFITQVAEGRNMSRSEVKELADGRIYSGSRAKELGLVDDFGNLYDAIDKAAELGGVQGEPKVVYMNRVSLSSLLLGSESNDSSEEASQLVSYFEESPYGKILACWGN; from the coding sequence ATGAATGATGAAAATGTAAATTCGGAAAACATTGATTCAAAAAGCACGGATTCTGAAAAGACTTTCGAAGACGACATTTCAAAAAACAGTACTTACAATAGAAAAGGAACCATTACATCTGATGGAGACATTTTGGAGAGTAAAATCAAAAATAATTCATCAGATTCCTATTCTGCTCCTGAAAGACAGGTGACAGCAAAAATGGATGTTCAGGGATCTTCTATCCAAAACCCTACTATGAAAAATATCGAAAATGAGAGTTTAAGTATGAATTCGGGCTCTTCTCCTTCTGTACCTAAAAAGAAACGCAGCGGTACATCCTATATCGTGGTATTGCTGGCTCTTATTACTGTTATTGTGGTCAGTATAGCTGCTATTTTTTATGGGCTCGGTTTCGGAGGAAATCTGGGAAGTTCTGAGAAAATAGCGGTAATTTATGTGCAGGGCACCATGCTCACTGGAAATGTTCCTGCAGGTCTCGGCTATGCAACTTCGGAAGAAATTTCTGAGAAAATTCGCTCTGCTGTAGCGGATAAAAACGTCAAGGCAATCGTACTCAGGATAAATAGTGGGGGTGGATCTCCCGCAGCCGCTCAGGAAATAACAGCAGAGATCGAGAAAGCCCAGGAACAGGGTGTTCCTGTTATTGTTTCTATGGGAGATCTTGGAGCCAGTGCTGCATACTATATCTCTACACCAGCAGATTACATCTTTGTAAATCCCTCTACAAATACGGGATCCATTGGAGTTATCTGGACCTTTGAGAACATGTCTGGTTATTACCAGAATGAAGGTGTGGATCATTACGTTTCGAAATCCGGCGAGTTCAAAGACATGGGGAGTACGTGGAGAGGGCTTACGGATGAAGAGAAAGAATATGCTGATACAGTTGTAATGGAGAGTTATGAAGACTTTATAACTCAGGTTGCAGAAGGGCGGAACATGAGCCGGAGTGAGGTAAAAGAACTTGCTGACGGCCGTATCTATAGCGGGTCCAGAGCAAAAGAACTTGGGCTTGTGGACGACTTTGGAAATCTCTATGATGCAATTGATAAGGCTGCGGAACTGGGAGGTGTCCAGGGGGAGCCAAAAGTTGTGTATATGAACAGGGTAAGCCTCTCAAGTTTACTTCTGGGTTCGGAATCCAATGATTCCAGCGAGGAGGCAAGTCAATTAGTCAGTTACTTTGAGGAAAGTCCTTATGGGAAAATCCTTGCCTGCTGGGGCAATTAA